A window from Zingiber officinale cultivar Zhangliang chromosome 7A, Zo_v1.1, whole genome shotgun sequence encodes these proteins:
- the LOC122001943 gene encoding serine/threonine-protein kinase PBL27-like isoform X1, producing the protein MDCFLCFGSRKEGLKKKSLGKGGGDSKESSAAPPSHHGILNKSKSRTDSNSRKETTIPKEGNAGNIAAQTFTFRELAAATKNFRQDCLLGEGGFGRVYKGRLENGQVVAVKQLDRNGLQGNREFLVEVLMLSLLHHPNLVNLIGYCADGDQRLLVYEFMPLGSLEDHLHDLPTDKKPLDWNIRMKIAAGAAKGLEYLHDKANPPVIYRDFKSSNILLGEGYHPKLSDFGLAKLGPVGDKTHVSTRVMGTYGYCAPEYAMTGQLTVKSDVYSFGVVFLELITGRKAIDNSRPSGEQNLVAWARPLFKDRRKFPKMADPLLQGRYPMRSLYQALAVAAMCLQEQAATRPLIGDVVTALSYLASQIYDPNASNTQPQTPRSRAGSDNLSSHGNSPDLRQREVKGANRGRKVGRDGSGGGSGRKWGLEELGIGQGSQMDSPVHVGRARDSPKNYDHDLLREQAVAEAKVWGENWRERQRKNPPGSFDGTHD; encoded by the exons ATGGATTGTTTCCTATGTTTTGGATCACGGAAGGAGGGCCTGAAGAAGAAGAGCCTCGGGAAAGGTGGAGGAGATAGTAAGGAGTCTTCTGCCGCCCCTCCGTCTCATCACGGCATTTTGA ATAAATCAAAGTCGAGGACAGATTCAAACTCTAGAAAGGAAACAACAATACCAAAGGAAGGCAATGCTGGGAATATTGCAGCACAGACATTCACTTTTCGTGAACTTGCTGCCGCTACTAAGAACTTTAGACAAGATTGCCTTTTGGGTGAGGGGGGTTTTGGTCGTGTATATAAAGGAAGGTTAGAAAATGGACAG GTTGTTGCTGTAAAGCAACTTGACAGAAATGGTCTACAAGGGAACAGAGAGTTCCTGGTTGAAGTCCTTATGCTTAGTCTTTTGCATCATCCCAATCTTGTCAATCTAATTGGTTATTGTGCTGATGGAGATCAACGGTTACTTGTCTATGAGTTCATGCCACTTGGATCACTAGAAGATCATTTGCATG ATCTCCCAACTGATAAGAAACCACTTGATTGGAATATCCGAATGAAGATAGCAGCTGGTGCAGCTAAAGGTTTGGAATACCTACATGACAAGGCAAACCCTCCTGTCATTTATCGAGATTTCAAGTCATCAAACATACTTTTGGGTGAAGGATATCATCCAAAGTTGTCTGATTTTGGGCTTGCTAAACTTGGTCCTGTTGGAGATAAGACTCATGTATCGACAAGAGTGATGGGAACATATGGATATTGTGCCCCTGAGTATGCTATGACGGGACAGTTAACAGTGAAATCTGATGTTTATAGTTTTGGTGTCGTCTTTCTTGAACTAATTACTGGTCGGAAAGCGATTGATAACAGTCGGCCTTCTGGAGAACAAAATCTTGTTGCATGG GCTCGTCCATTATTTAAAGATCGTCGAAAGTTTCCCAAAATGGCTGACCCATTGCTACAAGGCCGGTATCCAATGAGAAGCCTATATCAGGCGCTGGCTGTTGCCGCCATGTGCTTGCAGGAGCAAGCAGCTACTCGCCCACTCATTGGGGATGTTGTGACTGCACTTTCATATTTAGCTTCACAAATTTATGATCCTAATGCCTCTAATACTCAGCCTCAAACCCCAAGGTCTAGGGCTGGTTCTGACAACCTCAGTTCACATGGAAATTCTCCAGATCTTCGGCAAAGAGAAGTCAAAGGAGCAAATAGGGGCAGAAAAGTTGGCAGAGATGGTTCTGGTGGTGGCTCGGGGCGGAAGTGGGGTTTGGAAGAGTTGGGGATCGGACAGGGGTCTCAGATGGATAGTCCTGTCCATGTAGGGAGAGCAAGAGACTCCCCCAAGAATTATGACCATGATCTTCTCAGAGAGCAAGCCGTTGCAGAGGCCAAAGTATGGGGTGAAAATTGGAGGGAGAGACAACGCAAGAATCCACCAGGTAGCTTCGATGGTACGCATGACTAG
- the LOC122001943 gene encoding receptor-like cytoplasmic kinase 185 isoform X2: MDCFLCFGSRKEGLKKKSLGKGGGDNKSKSRTDSNSRKETTIPKEGNAGNIAAQTFTFRELAAATKNFRQDCLLGEGGFGRVYKGRLENGQVVAVKQLDRNGLQGNREFLVEVLMLSLLHHPNLVNLIGYCADGDQRLLVYEFMPLGSLEDHLHDLPTDKKPLDWNIRMKIAAGAAKGLEYLHDKANPPVIYRDFKSSNILLGEGYHPKLSDFGLAKLGPVGDKTHVSTRVMGTYGYCAPEYAMTGQLTVKSDVYSFGVVFLELITGRKAIDNSRPSGEQNLVAWARPLFKDRRKFPKMADPLLQGRYPMRSLYQALAVAAMCLQEQAATRPLIGDVVTALSYLASQIYDPNASNTQPQTPRSRAGSDNLSSHGNSPDLRQREVKGANRGRKVGRDGSGGGSGRKWGLEELGIGQGSQMDSPVHVGRARDSPKNYDHDLLREQAVAEAKVWGENWRERQRKNPPGSFDGTHD; encoded by the exons ATGGATTGTTTCCTATGTTTTGGATCACGGAAGGAGGGCCTGAAGAAGAAGAGCCTCGGGAAAGGTGGAGGAGATA ATAAATCAAAGTCGAGGACAGATTCAAACTCTAGAAAGGAAACAACAATACCAAAGGAAGGCAATGCTGGGAATATTGCAGCACAGACATTCACTTTTCGTGAACTTGCTGCCGCTACTAAGAACTTTAGACAAGATTGCCTTTTGGGTGAGGGGGGTTTTGGTCGTGTATATAAAGGAAGGTTAGAAAATGGACAG GTTGTTGCTGTAAAGCAACTTGACAGAAATGGTCTACAAGGGAACAGAGAGTTCCTGGTTGAAGTCCTTATGCTTAGTCTTTTGCATCATCCCAATCTTGTCAATCTAATTGGTTATTGTGCTGATGGAGATCAACGGTTACTTGTCTATGAGTTCATGCCACTTGGATCACTAGAAGATCATTTGCATG ATCTCCCAACTGATAAGAAACCACTTGATTGGAATATCCGAATGAAGATAGCAGCTGGTGCAGCTAAAGGTTTGGAATACCTACATGACAAGGCAAACCCTCCTGTCATTTATCGAGATTTCAAGTCATCAAACATACTTTTGGGTGAAGGATATCATCCAAAGTTGTCTGATTTTGGGCTTGCTAAACTTGGTCCTGTTGGAGATAAGACTCATGTATCGACAAGAGTGATGGGAACATATGGATATTGTGCCCCTGAGTATGCTATGACGGGACAGTTAACAGTGAAATCTGATGTTTATAGTTTTGGTGTCGTCTTTCTTGAACTAATTACTGGTCGGAAAGCGATTGATAACAGTCGGCCTTCTGGAGAACAAAATCTTGTTGCATGG GCTCGTCCATTATTTAAAGATCGTCGAAAGTTTCCCAAAATGGCTGACCCATTGCTACAAGGCCGGTATCCAATGAGAAGCCTATATCAGGCGCTGGCTGTTGCCGCCATGTGCTTGCAGGAGCAAGCAGCTACTCGCCCACTCATTGGGGATGTTGTGACTGCACTTTCATATTTAGCTTCACAAATTTATGATCCTAATGCCTCTAATACTCAGCCTCAAACCCCAAGGTCTAGGGCTGGTTCTGACAACCTCAGTTCACATGGAAATTCTCCAGATCTTCGGCAAAGAGAAGTCAAAGGAGCAAATAGGGGCAGAAAAGTTGGCAGAGATGGTTCTGGTGGTGGCTCGGGGCGGAAGTGGGGTTTGGAAGAGTTGGGGATCGGACAGGGGTCTCAGATGGATAGTCCTGTCCATGTAGGGAGAGCAAGAGACTCCCCCAAGAATTATGACCATGATCTTCTCAGAGAGCAAGCCGTTGCAGAGGCCAAAGTATGGGGTGAAAATTGGAGGGAGAGACAACGCAAGAATCCACCAGGTAGCTTCGATGGTACGCATGACTAG